GACTTAATTAACTCAAATTCAGACATAATAAGAACTGTTACCGAAAAATCTCTGATGTCGCTCAAGCCAGCCCTGCCCATCGCTGTATTTGAGTTCAAATATAATATAACTGGATGAATAAATGGTTGAAGAGATTGGCATAGTCCTGTCAACATCAGGTAACATGGCGAAGGTAGAGATACAAAAGACATCTGCATGCGATGCCTGTCCTACAGCAAAGGTGTGTCATCCAGCAGGAGGCGGGATGATAATGGAGGTATCAAATCCTGTTGGTGCTGTTGTTGGTGATAAGGTGAATGTCGGGATAGAGGCACAGATATACCTTAAGGCTTCATTCATCGTCTATGCTATTCCTGTGATTCTTCTTATCGCAGGTGCTATTTTCGGTAAAAACTGGGCTGAAGAGACAGGACGGGCTGCAGAATCGGATATGTGGGCAGCAATTATAGGTTTTGGGTTTCTGGTCGTCAGTCTTGTTATAATAAGGTTATGGGGTAGCAAAATCGAAAAGAAGAAAAAATACATACCTGTGATTATGGAGATACTTCGTTGAACAATTAACAATTAACAATGAGCAATTAACAATTAGCAATGAGCAATTAGCAATTAATAATTGATAATTAATAATTGAAAATTAACAATCGGGGGTTATTATGGTAGATACTGATAGATTGAGAAATATAGCCATAATCTCACATGGTGGTGGAGGAAAGACATCACTATGTGAGGCTATCCTTTTTAACGCAAAGGCTATAGATAGACTCGGAAAGACCACAGAGGGAAATACTGTTATGGATTATGAACCAGAGGAGATAAGTAAAAATATTTCCATCAGCTCTTCAGTTGCGTTCTGCGAGTGGAATGGACACAGATTGAATATCATAGACACGCCTGGATATATCAATTTCATTGAGGATACCAAAGGATGTCTGCGGGTTGCTGATGGTGCAGTAGTGATAATAAGTGCACTCTCAGGGGTTAAGGCAGAGACAGAGAAGGTATGGAGATATGCAACGGATTACGAGATTCCCAGGATTGCCTTTGTAAATAAAATGGATAGAGAAAGGGCAAACTTCTTAAGGGCGATAGGAGATATGGAGAAGGTATTCGGCATAGATAGTCTTCCAGTAGGGTTTCCGATAGGTGCGGAGGATACCTTCAGAGGCATAGTTGATCTTATAACAATGAAGGCATTTATTTTTGAAAAAGACTTAAGTGGTAAGTTCAGAGAAGAGGCAATACCTGAAGAGTTGAAAGGAGATGTAGAGGAATACAGAAAGCGTCTTGTAGAGAAGATAGCAGAAGGAGATGACACACTACTTGAGAAATACCTCGAAGGTGGTGAACTCACAGAAGAGGAGATACTTAAGGGTCTTAAGGAGGGAACACTGACGGGCAGATTTGTTCCGGTTACCTGTGGTTCTGCTGCGAAGAATATAGGTATCCAACAACTCCTTGGTTTCATAAGCAGGTGTCTTCCATCTCCCATAGAGAAGGCGAGGATTACACCTATTAAAGGTTTAGACCCCAAGAGTGGAAAGGCAGTCACAAGAAAATCTGAACCATCCGAGCCATTTTCTGCACTTGTATTTAAAACGATTGCAGATCCTTATACAGGCAAGCTTACGCTGTTCAGGGTATATTCAGGCACACTCAAGGCAGACTCAACAATTTATAACTCAACTCAGGATAAAAAGGAAAAAATCGGACAGGTATTCTATCTTATGGGTAAGAAACAGATACCTGCACAGGTCGTAAAGGCAGGCGATATTGCTGTGGTTGCAAAACTGAAAGACACAATTACAGGAGATACGATCTGCGATGAAGGTAACGCAATAAGATTTGAGGCGGTAAAGTTTGCA
The window above is part of the Nitrospirota bacterium genome. Proteins encoded here:
- a CDS encoding SoxR reducing system RseC family protein, with amino-acid sequence MVEEIGIVLSTSGNMAKVEIQKTSACDACPTAKVCHPAGGGMIMEVSNPVGAVVGDKVNVGIEAQIYLKASFIVYAIPVILLIAGAIFGKNWAEETGRAAESDMWAAIIGFGFLVVSLVIIRLWGSKIEKKKKYIPVIMEILR
- the fusA gene encoding elongation factor G, with amino-acid sequence MVDTDRLRNIAIISHGGGGKTSLCEAILFNAKAIDRLGKTTEGNTVMDYEPEEISKNISISSSVAFCEWNGHRLNIIDTPGYINFIEDTKGCLRVADGAVVIISALSGVKAETEKVWRYATDYEIPRIAFVNKMDRERANFLRAIGDMEKVFGIDSLPVGFPIGAEDTFRGIVDLITMKAFIFEKDLSGKFREEAIPEELKGDVEEYRKRLVEKIAEGDDTLLEKYLEGGELTEEEILKGLKEGTLTGRFVPVTCGSAAKNIGIQQLLGFISRCLPSPIEKARITPIKGLDPKSGKAVTRKSEPSEPFSALVFKTIADPYTGKLTLFRVYSGTLKADSTIYNSTQDKKEKIGQVFYLMGKKQIPAQVVKAGDIAVVAKLKDTITGDTICDEGNAIRFEAVKFADPVMSFAIAPKSKSDEEKVSSSIHRMLEEDPTIRFHRDDETKEMILSGMGQVHLEVTLERLKRKFGVEVIMKTPKIPYKETIKISTKAQGKYKRQSGGRGQYGDAWIEIEPLPRGSGFEFVDKIVGGVIPRQYIPAVEKGVVEAMHEGVVAGYPLIDMRVTLYDGSYHTVDSSEMAFKIAGSMALRKAALEAKPVILEPIMNVEVLTPEDSLGAVIGDLNSKRGKVLGVQPQANTQKVIVQVPMAEMLSYAPTLNSLTSGRGLYSMEFSHYEEVPGHLSTKIIAEKEKYRKEKEE